The Salvia miltiorrhiza cultivar Shanhuang (shh) chromosome 1, IMPLAD_Smil_shh, whole genome shotgun sequence genome has a window encoding:
- the LOC131007954 gene encoding uncharacterized protein LOC131007954: protein MINVFDVPVIALFDTGASHSFISHAACKRLELTPQLAETTLEVSTPGGGRLAAKDIISNLELNIGAETFKADLYVISMIEFDIIIGMDWLTQVGATILCSERKISFQSVGKEKASFHGIRMGGRVPVISAMKAIKMMRNGECRAFLVSLTGEREAKKTIEEVPVVRDFKYVFPEELPGMPPNRQLEFTIDLEPGAAPVSKAPYRMAPPELQELKVQLQELLDLGFIQPSVSPWGAPVLLKNNTKSTCASYSKPCVMRDCLPNSVSVSFG, encoded by the exons atgattaATGTTTTCGACGTGCCGGttatagctttgtttgatactggagcgtcCCACTCTTTCATTTCACATGCTGCTTGTAAGAGATTAGAACTGACTCCACAATTGGCTGAGACAACTTTAGAGGTTAGCACCCCTGGTGGTGGAAGATTGGCTGCTAAGGACATTATCTCAAACTTAGAGCTGAACATAGGTGCTGAAACGTTTAAGGCAGATTTGTACGTCATCTCTATGATAGAATTCGACATAATCATAGGGATGGACTGGCTTACTCAAGTCGGTGCCACGATACTATGTAGCGAGAGAAAGATCTCTTTCCAATCCGTTGGAAAGGAGAAGgcaagttttcatggcataagaATGGGAGGGAGAGTACCAGTAATTTCAGCGATGAAGGCCATCAAAATGATGAGAAATGGAGAATGTCGGGCTTTCCTAGTCAGTTTGACAGGAGAACGTGAAGCAAAGAAAACAATCGAAGAAGTTCCAGTGGTGCGAGATTTCAAATATGTTTTTCCCGAAGAATTGCCTGGTATGCCACCGAACCGACAACTAGAATTCACGATTGATCTAGAACCGGGGGCAGCACCAGTGTCCAAGGCACCATACAGGATGGCTCCGCCGgagttacaagaattgaaagtgcaGCTGCAAGAACTGCTGGATCTAGGTTTCATACAGCCTAGCGTATcaccatggggagcaccagtctt ACTGAAGAACAACACGAAGAGCACTTGCGCATCGTACTCGAAACCCTGCGTAATGAGAGATTGTTTGCCAAATTCAGtaagtgtgagttttggttga
- the LOC131007947 gene encoding uncharacterized protein LOC131007947, with the protein MINVFDVPVIALFDTGASHSFISHAACKRLELTPQLAETTLEVSTPGGGRLAAKDIISNLELNIGAETFKADLYVISMIEFDIIIGMDWLTQVGATILCSERKISFQSVGKEKASFHGIRMGGRVPVISAMKAIKMMRNGECRAFLVSLTGEREAKKTIEEVPVVRHFKDVFLEELPGMPPNRQLEFTIDLEPGAAPVSKAPYRMAPPELQQLKVQLQELLDLGFIQPSVSPWGAPVLLKNNTKSTCASYSKPCVMRDCLPNSVSVSFG; encoded by the exons atgattaATGTTTTCGACGTGCCGGttatagctttgtttgatactggagcgtcCCACTCTTTCATTTCACATGCTGCTTGTAAGAGATTAGAACTGACTCCACAATTGGCTGAGACAACTTTAGAGGTTAGCACCCCTGGTGGTGGAAGATTGGCTGCTAAGGACATTATCTCAAACTTAGAGCTGAACATAGGTGCTGAAACGTTTAAGGCAGATTTGTACGTCATCTCTATGATAGAATTCGACATAATCATAGGGATGGACTGGCTTACTCAAGTCGGTGCCACGATACTATGTAGCGAGAGAAAGATCTCTTTCCAATCCGTTGGAAAGGAGAAGgcaagttttcatggcataagaATGGGAGGGAGAGTACCAGTAATTTCAGCGATGAAGGCCATCAAAATGATGAGAAATGGAGAATGTCGGGCTTTCCTAGTCAGTTTGACAGGAGAACGTGAAGCAAAGAAAACAATCGAAGAAGTTCCAGTGGTGCGACATTTCAAAGATGTTTTTCTCGAAGAATTGCCTGGTATGCCACCGAACCGACAACTAGAATTCACGATTGATCTAGAACCGGGGGCAGCACCAGTGTCCAAGGCACCATACAGGATGGCTCCGCCGGAGTTACAACAATTGAAAGTGCAGCTGCAAGAACTGCTGGATCTAGGTTTCATACAGCCTAGCGTATcaccatggggagcaccagtctt ACTGAAGAACAACACGAAGAGCACTTGCGCATCGTACTCGAAACCCTGCGTAATGAGAGATTGTTTGCCAAATTCAGtaagtgtgagttttggttga